The following are encoded together in the Naumannella cuiyingiana genome:
- a CDS encoding RNB domain-containing ribonuclease: MPARPIIVPEDVPVELVEGFEKLMTEVGVTDDFPDEVEQAAEQACSASLPLSPPDLTAIEFFAIDPPGAKDIDQIMHLSRDGDGYLVRYGIACVSAFVEPGGPVDVESHRRGQTYYAPHRRFPLYPPVLSESAASLLAGQTRPAFVWHIRLDAAGEVVDVDLGRAMVRSREQLTYDDAQARIDDGSASESLMLLREIGEKRLKIETERGGVSLNLPAQEVEVVDGQWTLIFRAALPVEDWNAQISLLTGICAAKLMLRAKVGIVRTLPAADERALRRLRRVARAMGVPWPDDMGYPDFVRSLDPETPKGVAMMYACTSLFRGAGYLSFDGTVPKDNEHAALATPYAHTTAPLRRLVDRYVLECCAAIVAGEEVPGWVREALPELPEQMTEADRRAKRFERGIVDLVEALVLHDRIGQSFRGTIVDVDDQDGDRGSLLLEDPAVEARLVGKRLEAGEEVDATLESADMVTGKVEFRS, from the coding sequence ATGCCCGCACGCCCGATCATCGTTCCCGAGGACGTACCCGTCGAACTGGTCGAGGGGTTCGAGAAGCTGATGACCGAGGTCGGCGTCACCGACGACTTCCCCGACGAGGTGGAGCAGGCGGCAGAGCAGGCGTGCAGTGCCTCGCTACCGCTGTCCCCGCCGGACCTGACCGCGATCGAGTTCTTCGCGATCGACCCGCCGGGGGCCAAGGACATCGACCAGATCATGCACCTGTCGCGTGACGGCGACGGCTACCTGGTCCGTTACGGGATCGCGTGCGTGTCTGCCTTTGTCGAGCCCGGGGGACCGGTCGATGTCGAATCGCACCGACGCGGGCAGACCTATTACGCCCCGCACCGTCGCTTTCCGCTGTATCCGCCCGTGCTGTCCGAATCTGCCGCGAGCCTGCTGGCCGGTCAGACCCGGCCGGCGTTCGTCTGGCACATCCGGCTGGACGCGGCGGGCGAGGTGGTCGATGTCGATCTTGGTCGGGCGATGGTACGCAGCCGCGAGCAGCTCACCTATGACGATGCCCAGGCGCGGATCGACGACGGCAGCGCGAGCGAGTCGCTGATGCTGCTGCGCGAGATCGGCGAGAAGCGCCTCAAGATCGAGACCGAGCGTGGCGGTGTCTCGTTGAACCTGCCCGCGCAGGAGGTCGAGGTGGTCGACGGGCAGTGGACGTTGATCTTCCGTGCGGCACTGCCGGTGGAGGACTGGAACGCCCAGATCTCCTTGTTGACGGGCATCTGCGCGGCGAAGCTGATGCTGCGGGCCAAGGTCGGCATCGTCCGCACCCTGCCCGCGGCCGACGAGCGTGCCCTGCGCCGGCTGCGCCGGGTGGCGCGCGCGATGGGCGTACCGTGGCCGGACGACATGGGTTATCCGGACTTCGTGCGCAGCCTGGACCCGGAGACGCCGAAGGGCGTGGCGATGATGTATGCCTGCACGTCGCTGTTCCGGGGCGCCGGTTACCTGTCCTTCGACGGCACCGTGCCGAAGGACAACGAGCACGCCGCGCTGGCCACGCCGTATGCCCACACCACGGCACCCCTGCGGCGGCTCGTCGATCGCTACGTCCTGGAATGCTGTGCGGCGATCGTCGCCGGCGAGGAGGTGCCGGGATGGGTGCGCGAGGCCCTGCCCGAGTTGCCGGAGCAGATGACGGAGGCGGACCGGCGGGCCAAGCGCTTCGAGCGGGGCATCGTGGATCTGGTCGAGGCGCTGGTCCTGCACGATCGGATCGGGCAGTCCTTCCGCGGCACCATCGTCGATGTCGACGACCAGGACGGCGACCGGGGGAGCCTGCTGCTGGAGGACCCCGCCGTCGAGGCGCGGCTGGTCGGCAAGCGGCTGGAGGCCGGCGAGGAGGTCGACGCGACGCTCGAGTCCGCCGACATGGTGACGGGCAAGGTCGAGTTTCGGTCCTGA
- the map gene encoding type I methionyl aminopeptidase, with the protein MRRVPRDIPAPPYVGRDRPLPYTGSDVQSTEVIERMRAAGRLAARAMREAAAAIAPGVTTDELDRIGHEYLLDHGAYPSTLGYRGFPKSLCTSVNEVICHGIPDARPLADGDIVKIDLTAYLDGVHGDNCATFFCGQVDEESRLLSERTEEALARAIRAVRPGRQVNVIGRVIEKYAARFGYGVVRDYTGHGVHTAFHSGLIIPHYDASYYDTMLRPGMTFTIEPMITTGTHEWELWDDGWTVVTADGSRCAQFEHTIVVTEDGAEILTLP; encoded by the coding sequence ATGCGGCGCGTACCGCGCGACATCCCCGCACCGCCCTATGTCGGGCGGGACCGGCCGCTGCCCTACACCGGCAGCGATGTGCAGTCGACCGAGGTGATCGAGCGGATGCGCGCGGCGGGCCGGCTCGCCGCGCGGGCCATGCGGGAGGCGGCGGCCGCCATCGCGCCCGGGGTCACCACCGACGAGCTGGACCGGATCGGGCACGAGTACCTGCTGGACCACGGGGCGTACCCCTCCACGCTCGGGTATCGCGGATTTCCCAAGTCCCTGTGCACCTCGGTGAACGAGGTGATCTGCCACGGCATCCCCGACGCCCGGCCGTTGGCCGACGGCGACATCGTCAAGATCGATCTCACCGCCTATCTGGACGGCGTGCACGGCGACAACTGCGCCACCTTCTTCTGCGGGCAGGTCGACGAGGAATCCCGGTTGTTGTCCGAACGCACGGAGGAGGCGCTGGCCCGCGCGATCCGGGCCGTGAGGCCCGGCCGGCAGGTGAACGTCATCGGTCGGGTGATCGAGAAGTACGCCGCCCGCTTCGGCTACGGCGTGGTGCGCGACTACACCGGTCACGGGGTGCACACCGCCTTCCATTCCGGGTTGATCATTCCGCACTACGACGCGAGCTACTACGACACGATGCTGCGACCGGGCATGACCTTCACGATCGAACCGATGATCACGACCGGTACGCACGAGTGGGAGCTGTGGGACGATGGGTGGACCGTGGTGACGGCCGACGGGTCGCGCTGCGCGCAGTTCGAGCACACCATCGTCGTCACCGAGGACGGCGCGGAAATCCTCACGCTGCCGTGA